A genomic segment from Epinephelus fuscoguttatus linkage group LG17, E.fuscoguttatus.final_Chr_v1 encodes:
- the LOC125904806 gene encoding probable 2-ketogluconate reductase: MQSISYVRCVRRLWGPAQASRLLKVTNLHRSVRQLQHKKVMEDNKPWALISEVGEQGYLEEFVDIIKQHFQIICLKDFLQNPQLHGPKIQAMLVWVACPAAEPSLLSLLPSLKVVANGGVGIDHLDVPYISSLGVKVTNTPGVVSDATADMAMGLLLASARKIVEGHQIAVNPNSTHMSLDLMGDEVTGSTMGIIGMGDIGCKIAKRGKGFDMKILYHNRNRRSIEDEQAVGASYCENMDELLKESDFVVLAVNLTPETTGLISHRELALMKPTATLVNISRGLVVDQDALVKALQSGTIRAAALDVTYPEPLPRDHPLLGLPNVVITPHYGTNTYTTTRKMVQRMVENAVAAVNSQSVPNEVKPK; the protein is encoded by the exons ATGCAGAGCATCAGCTATGTCCGGTGTGTGAGGAGACTGTGGGGTCCAGCACAAGCATCCCGGCTTCTTAAAGTCACAAACCTGCACAGATCTGTACGTCAACTGCAACACAAAAAG GTAATGGAGGACAACAAGCCATGGGCTCTGATCTCAGAGGTGGGAGAACAAGGTTACCTTGAAGAGTTCGTTGACATAATAAAACAGCACTTTCAAATCATCTGCCTCAAAGACTTCCTTCAAAACCCTCAGCTGCACGGCCCTAAAATCCAGGCCATGCTTGTATGGGTTGCCTGCCCTGCAGCCGAGCCATCGCTGCTCAGTTTGCTTCCCTCGCTAAAGGTGGTTGCCAACGGAGGAGTGGGCATCGACCACTTGGATGTGCCGTACATCAGCAGTCTGGGAGTGAAGGTGACCAACACGCCTGGTGTGGTGAGCGATGCCACTGCAGATATGGCGATGGGTCTGCTTCTGGCATCGGCACGCAAGATTGTTGAAG GTCACCAAATAGCTGTTAACCCCAATAGCACCCACATGTCACTAGACCTGATGGGAGATGAAGTCACAGGGTCGACGATGGGGATCATTGGAATGGGAGATATTGGCTGCAAAATTGCAAAAAGAGGCAAAGGATTTGACATGAAGATCCTGTATCACAACAGGAACAGGAG GAGCATTGAAGATGAGCAGGCGGTGGGTGCCAGTTACTGTGAGAACATGGACGAACTGCTGAAAGAGTCGGACTTTGTCGTTCTGGCTGTCAACCTCACCCCAGAAACCACAGGACTGATTAGCCACAGAGAGCTGGCCCTCATGAAACCCACAGCAACACTGGTCAACATCAGCAGAG GTCTGGTTGTGGACCAGGATGCTTTAGTCAAAGCTCTGCAGTCGGGAACAATCCGTGCGGCGGCATTAGACGTGACTTACCCTGAACCTTTACCGAG GGATCATCCTCTCCTTGGCCTTCCTAATGTGGTGATCACACCCCACTATGGCACCAATACCTACACTACAACAAGAAAGATGGTGCAGAGGATGGTAGAAAATGCTGTGGCTGCAGTGAACAGCCAGTCTGTTCCCAATGAAGTCAAACCAAAATGA
- the LOC125904807 gene encoding probable 2-ketogluconate reductase isoform X1, whose translation MQSVKRLWGLAQASRLQRSVCQLQHKKVMEDNKPWALITEVGEEGYLKEFVNIIKQHFQIIYLEDFLQNPQLHGPKIQAMLVWALSPIVQPQLLSLLPSLKVVANGGVGIDHLDVPYISSLGVKVTNTPGVVSDATADMAMGLLLASARKIVEGHQIAVAPNSTHMTQRLMGEEVTGSTMGIIGMGHIGCKIAKRGKGFDMKILYHNRNRRSVEDEQAVGASYCENMDDLLKESDFVVLVVNLTPETTGLISHRELALMKPTATLVNISRGLVVDQDALVKALQSGTIHAAALDVTYPEPLPRDHPLLGLPNVVITPHLGTNTYTTTTKMVQRMVENAVAAVNGQSVPNEVKPK comes from the exons ATGCAGAGTGTCAAGAGACTGTGGGGTCTAGCACAAGCATCCCGGCTGCAGAGATCTGTATGTCAACTGCAACACAAAAAG GTAATGGAGGACAACAAGCCATGGGCTCTGATCACAGAGGTGGGAGAAGAAGGTTACCTTAAAGAGTTCGTTAACATAATAAAACAGCACTTTCAAATCATCTACCTCGAAGACTTCCTTCAAAACCCTCAGCTGCACGGCCCTAAAATCCAGGCCATGCTTGTGTGGGCTCTCTCCCCTATAGTACAGCCACAGCTGCTCAGTTTGCTCCCCTCGCTAAAGGTGGTCGCCAACGGAGGAGTGGGCATCGACCACTTGGATGTGCCGTACATCAGCAGTCTGGGAGTGAAGGTGACCAACACGCCTGGTGTGGTGAGCGATGCCACTGCAGATATGGCGATGGGTCTGCTTCTGGCATCGGCACGCAAGATTGTTGAAG gtCACCAAATAGCTGTTGCCCCCAACAGCACCCACATGACACAAAGGCTGATGGGAGAGGAAGTCACCGGGTCGACGATGGGGATTATTGGAATGGGACATATTGGCTGCAAAATTGCTAAAAGAGGCAAAGGATTTGACATGAAGATCCTGTATCACAACAGGAACAGGAG GAGCGTTGAAGATGAGCAGGCGGTGGGTGCCAGTTACTGTGAGAACATGGACGACCTGCTGAAAGAGTCGGACTTTGTCGTTCTGGTTGTCAACCTCACCCCTGAAACCACAGGACTGATTAGCCACAGAGAGCTGGCCCTCATGAAACCCACAGCAACATTGGTCAACATCAGCAGAG GTCTGGTTGTGGACCAGGATGCTTTAGTCAAAGCTCTGCAGTCGGGAACAATCCATGCGGCGGCATTAGACGTGACTTACCCTGAACCTTTACCGAG GGATCATCCTCTCCTTGGCCTTCCTAATGTGGTGATCACACCCCACTTGGGCACCAACACTTACACTACAACAACAAAGATGGTGCAGAGGATGGTAGAAAACGCTGTGGCTGCAGTGAACGGCCAGTCTGTTCCCAATGAAGTCAAACCAAAATGA
- the LOC125904807 gene encoding probable 2-ketogluconate reductase isoform X2, whose product MSTATQKGNGGQQAMGSDHRVQPQLLSLLPSLKVVANGGVGIDHLDVPYISSLGVKVTNTPGVVSDATADMAMGLLLASARKIVEGHQIAVAPNSTHMTQRLMGEEVTGSTMGIIGMGHIGCKIAKRGKGFDMKILYHNRNRRSVEDEQAVGASYCENMDDLLKESDFVVLVVNLTPETTGLISHRELALMKPTATLVNISRGLVVDQDALVKALQSGTIHAAALDVTYPEPLPRDHPLLGLPNVVITPHLGTNTYTTTTKMVQRMVENAVAAVNGQSVPNEVKPK is encoded by the exons ATGTCAACTGCAACACAAAAAG GTAATGGAGGACAACAAGCCATGGGCTCTGATCACAGAG TACAGCCACAGCTGCTCAGTTTGCTCCCCTCGCTAAAGGTGGTCGCCAACGGAGGAGTGGGCATCGACCACTTGGATGTGCCGTACATCAGCAGTCTGGGAGTGAAGGTGACCAACACGCCTGGTGTGGTGAGCGATGCCACTGCAGATATGGCGATGGGTCTGCTTCTGGCATCGGCACGCAAGATTGTTGAAG gtCACCAAATAGCTGTTGCCCCCAACAGCACCCACATGACACAAAGGCTGATGGGAGAGGAAGTCACCGGGTCGACGATGGGGATTATTGGAATGGGACATATTGGCTGCAAAATTGCTAAAAGAGGCAAAGGATTTGACATGAAGATCCTGTATCACAACAGGAACAGGAG GAGCGTTGAAGATGAGCAGGCGGTGGGTGCCAGTTACTGTGAGAACATGGACGACCTGCTGAAAGAGTCGGACTTTGTCGTTCTGGTTGTCAACCTCACCCCTGAAACCACAGGACTGATTAGCCACAGAGAGCTGGCCCTCATGAAACCCACAGCAACATTGGTCAACATCAGCAGAG GTCTGGTTGTGGACCAGGATGCTTTAGTCAAAGCTCTGCAGTCGGGAACAATCCATGCGGCGGCATTAGACGTGACTTACCCTGAACCTTTACCGAG GGATCATCCTCTCCTTGGCCTTCCTAATGTGGTGATCACACCCCACTTGGGCACCAACACTTACACTACAACAACAAAGATGGTGCAGAGGATGGTAGAAAACGCTGTGGCTGCAGTGAACGGCCAGTCTGTTCCCAATGAAGTCAAACCAAAATGA